The following DNA comes from Candidatus Scalindua japonica.
TTGAAAATTATATTCTCATACTTTTCAAGATAGTGATTTTCCCGCAATTTTTCATTACTCTTATCTAACAGCAATATCTCATTTTGTATTTTAAAATTAACTTTGACAACTTCAACAATTAGTTTTAAAAAACTCTTTACATACTCTTCTGCAGAACCATTTAGAGGGACAATACTATCATAATTCCGATTAATTATTGTATCGTCAATCCCGAAGCTTTTTAATTTTATATAAATATTTTTATCAAGATTTTTTTTCTTAGACAATTTCAAGCCAGAAACAATTATAGTACCTACAAATTCCTCATCAACCATGATTGGGAAAATTATTGCATCTAAATCATTATAGCATTTCATAGAGAAACACCCATTGTGTGTGTCAACTTCCTTGAGACATGTACTATAAAATTGACGGCAACTTTCTGCACTTTCATTACATGAATGCATTAAATTACAAAAAGAATTTCTCATATGTCTTTTTTCGGATATGCAATTGTTATCTTTATCATAAAACAGTGTTACCATTCCCCACCTTTTATAGCCGATATAACAAATTGTTTCGATCACATGAGATTCTAATATCATATTCCAGTCACCATATATTTTTATTTACTGTAAGAAACATAACACTAAAGTTTGCGTACAATAATACAAACCGTTTGCTTTTGTCAACAAAAAAAATTTAAAAAGAGATTTCAGTTCATTCATTAGTGTACTTATCGACAACATTTAAGAAAAAAACAGCTAAAAATCTTGCACTCAAAGTGCATAGTTTCTCTTTAGAACATTAAAAAACAATAAAAAAAGAGAGAATCAGAGCTTTCTTTAGGGGTGCCATACCTTTTGAATCAGCGAAACTAACCCCAATTGTGGCATAAACGCGGAGAGGACCCCCTCTGTTTTCATACTCTGAAAATGATAGACAAGTAGGGTGCATTCCATGCACCGCTAACAACGTTGGATATGGCAATGGTGTTATATTTTAAACAAATACTTGATTATGCTGACATGTTTCTGGTGCGTAAAACGCACCCTACGATTTTCGTTTCCGGATGTAGAATGTTTTTGGTGGGCCCACCCTACAGCGACTTCCTTATAGTCGTTTTCATATTGTTCGTTAAAAATTACACGTTTTACCTTCCCTATTTATACCTTTTCCACGGACAAATTTATCATACACAAAAAAACAAAAAAAGAATTATAAGGAAACAGGAAGCCAGGAGATTGTTAACAACTTTAACGGAATTCTATTAGCAGCATAGCAATAATTGCTAACGCAAATGTTAAAATACAGCGTCATCCGGTCAGGTTTTCATACTCTGAAAATGATAGATGACAGATTACCTGAGGAATTGTATACTAGTATACTTTAGAGCAGACGAATAAACTCCATTCCAGAGAAGGATGTAGCCACATGCAATGCCACATATGGCACTGACAAACTATTAATATACTATAAACAGTATGCATGTTTTATGCGAGCCGTGTTTATGCGCAGGCTCTATATTTTATTAAAAATCTACAACAAACAACGCAGGAGGAGATAACTCTTGAAGATTCTGAAATTAAGTCTGGCATTTTTTGTTGTACAACTATTTTATCTGTATCAAATAAACGCTGAAAATTTAAACGCTGTACGTGTCATAGTAAATGGCGAGATAATAACAGAATTTGATATCAATAAACGAGCTTATGAAGCATTCAGTATTGCCGGACAAACATACTCGAAGTCAGAACTGGAGTCGAAGAAAACTGAGATAGTCCAGAATGCTATTGATGAATTAATTGACAGGAAAATACTTGTACAGGAAGCGAAGAAGCTTCTGGCCGAAAAACCTGAACTTTCAGAGAAGGTTGAAAAAAACGTTGATTCATTTGTCAAAGGCGCTGTTGACCAGGTAGGTTCTCTCTACAAATTTTATGAACTTGCTAATAAACAGGGAATTAACCCTCTCCAGAAAAGAGCAGAACTAAAGAACGATCTATTAATAGAAGAAATCATGCGTGAGAATGTTTATAGTAAAATAATTGTTACGCCAAAGAAAATTAAAAACTATTACCGGGACCATGTTGATGAATTTTCAATGAAAGGCAGTATGAGTTTCAGGCATATATTACTGAAATTTTCCAGCTATAATTCTAAAGAAGAGGGAAAAACTGCTGCTGACAATCTATTAAACAGATTGAAGAGTGGTGAGGATTTTGAGACTCTGGCAAAAAAACATTCACGCGGACCGCATGCAGACAGAGGTGGCTTGTGGAGTCTTGATGAGGCAAGCGGCTTCAGAAAAGATCTGGTTGCCGCCATTTCTCATTTAAAAGAAGGTGAAATAAGCCCGGTAATAAAATCCTCGTTAGGTTACCACATCTTTAAGATAGAAGAGGTTATTGCGGCTCAAACATTGTCCTTCACGAAGGTACAGGATGAAATCCGCAATACACTTTTTCGAGAAGAATTTATTAAGAAGAAAAAAGCGTATTTAAAGAAATTGAGAAAAAGAGTGGTAATACAAAGATATTAGACACTAATTTCCTGCCCGAAAGGCAGGTCAGGCGGGCACGGATTTACACTTATTAATTTTGGTTTAACACGGAACACTAATTATTTATACGCCCTCCTGCCGGACTGACAGGAATGTGCACTAAATGAAAATGTTTGACAACCTGGCTTATCCGGTCTGTGTTATGACTATTTTCGCAAATCGTCGTTTTCCTACTTTTAATATCATACCGTCTTGTAAACTTACTTCCTGTGCCGGGTCTGTATACTTTTTATCATCAATGCTGACCCCCCCCTGAGTAATCAATCTTCTCGCTTCTCCGTTA
Coding sequences within:
- a CDS encoding sigma 54-interacting transcriptional regulator; protein product: MILESHVIETICYIGYKRWGMVTLFYDKDNNCISEKRHMRNSFCNLMHSCNESAESCRQFYSTCLKEVDTHNGCFSMKCYNDLDAIIFPIMVDEEFVGTIIVSGLKLSKKKNLDKNIYIKLKSFGIDDTIINRNYDSIVPLNGSAEEYVKSFLKLIVEVVKVNFKIQNEILLLDKSNEKLRENHYLEKYENIIFKSTAMTRVFDLVGTLERSETTVLIEGETGTGKDLLAAAIHYNSPRKDKVFIIQNCSVFNNALLSSELFGHVKGAFTGAISDKKGLFRIADGGTLFLDEIGDMSIENQSNLLRILENGTYYQVGGTELQRVDVRIIAATNKKLHEQVKKNYFEKTFSIELMLFQLLCLLSERGRTI
- a CDS encoding peptidylprolyl isomerase, which codes for MKILKLSLAFFVVQLFYLYQINAENLNAVRVIVNGEIITEFDINKRAYEAFSIAGQTYSKSELESKKTEIVQNAIDELIDRKILVQEAKKLLAEKPELSEKVEKNVDSFVKGAVDQVGSLYKFYELANKQGINPLQKRAELKNDLLIEEIMRENVYSKIIVTPKKIKNYYRDHVDEFSMKGSMSFRHILLKFSSYNSKEEGKTAADNLLNRLKSGEDFETLAKKHSRGPHADRGGLWSLDEASGFRKDLVAAISHLKEGEISPVIKSSLGYHIFKIEEVIAAQTLSFTKVQDEIRNTLFREEFIKKKKAYLKKLRKRVVIQRY